The Vibrio pomeroyi genome window below encodes:
- the ebgA gene encoding beta-galactosidase subunit alpha: MNNWENFLNLHENRMAPRAYFFSYASEKTAKTFQRELSSHFQLLSGQWNFSYFTNPLLVPEEFYSQEMSDWGHITVPNMWQMEGHGDLQYTDEGFPFPIDVPFVPSDNPTGAYQRSFFLGESWDEKQTIIKFDGVETYFEVYVNGEYVGFSKGSRLTAEFDISSHVKAGNNLLSIRVMQWADSTYIEDQDMWWTGGIFRDVYLVGKEQLHVQDLTVRTDFDDAYQSATLSCNVVLENLAAATNATLEYALFDGSQVISQGSVDNLAVPNQQTGGNANTQFSIDVVDPVQWNAENPYLYQLLLTLKDADGKVLEVIPHRVGFRDIKVRDGLFYINNKYVMLHGVNRHDNDHLKGRAVGMDRVEKDLVLMKQHNINSVRTAHYPNDPRFYELCDIYGLFVMGETDVETHGFANVGDLSRITNDAAWEAVFVERIERHIHAQKNHPSIIMWSLGNESGYGCNIRAMYDAAKAIDDTRLVHYEEDRDAEVVDIISTMYSRAQLMNAFGEFPHEKPRIICEYAHAMGNGPGGLTEYQNVFYKHDSIQGHYVWEWCDHGILARDEAGTEFYKYGGDYGDYPNNYNFCMDGLIYPDQTPGPGLKEYKQVIAPVKLHDFDAQTGTFTVDNKLWFSNIDDYTITAEIRAEGETIAVQHIKVEELAENSSRELTLNLPQLDEREVFVNFTVRKDSRTPYSEANHDIAVYQFQVKENTAQLEAFTNNNATALNVEESRLAYLIKGHNFALNFSKVNGKLTSWLVNGEEMIKSEPRINFFKPMIDNHKQEHDGYWEPAHLQIMQEHFRSLNVEQNNGKVEITTTSIIAPPVFDFGMRCEYRYQISAEGQLNVELSGERYGDYPHVIPVVGFDMGINSDFDQVQYYGRGPEENYQDSKQANMIDVYQSTVADMFENYPFPQNNGNRQHVRWAALSSRAGNGIAVKPQQEINFSAWFYTNQNLHQAQHTIELEKSGYITLNLDHQVMGLGSNSWGSEVLDSYRVYMDEFRYGLTLIPFQAGDCDALHLISHNFGDEFFTANTPKTQPQKNEA, from the coding sequence GTGAACAACTGGGAAAACTTCCTGAACTTACATGAGAACCGTATGGCACCACGTGCTTACTTCTTCTCATACGCATCAGAAAAAACAGCTAAGACATTTCAACGTGAATTAAGCAGCCACTTCCAACTATTAAGTGGTCAATGGAATTTCAGCTACTTCACTAACCCGTTACTGGTTCCTGAAGAGTTTTACTCTCAAGAGATGAGCGATTGGGGCCACATTACGGTTCCAAACATGTGGCAAATGGAAGGCCACGGCGATCTTCAATACACAGATGAAGGTTTCCCATTCCCAATTGATGTGCCTTTCGTACCATCAGACAACCCAACAGGCGCATATCAACGCTCTTTCTTCCTTGGCGAAAGCTGGGACGAGAAGCAAACCATCATCAAGTTTGATGGCGTAGAGACCTACTTCGAAGTTTACGTAAACGGTGAGTACGTTGGTTTCAGCAAGGGCAGTCGCCTAACCGCTGAGTTCGATATCTCTAGCCACGTAAAAGCGGGCAACAACCTACTTTCTATTCGCGTGATGCAGTGGGCAGATTCCACCTACATTGAAGACCAAGACATGTGGTGGACGGGCGGTATCTTCCGTGATGTTTACCTTGTTGGTAAAGAGCAACTGCACGTTCAAGATCTAACGGTTCGCACCGATTTTGACGATGCTTACCAAAGCGCAACCCTCTCGTGCAATGTTGTTCTAGAAAACCTAGCAGCAGCGACAAACGCAACCCTTGAGTACGCATTATTTGATGGCAGCCAAGTTATCTCGCAAGGCTCTGTAGATAACTTAGCTGTTCCTAACCAACAGACTGGCGGCAATGCGAACACTCAATTCTCTATTGATGTAGTGGACCCAGTTCAATGGAACGCTGAAAATCCATACCTTTACCAATTGCTACTGACGCTAAAAGACGCAGACGGCAAAGTGTTAGAAGTGATCCCACATCGCGTTGGTTTCCGTGACATTAAGGTTCGTGATGGTCTGTTCTACATCAACAACAAATACGTGATGCTGCACGGTGTGAACCGCCACGACAACGACCACCTAAAAGGTCGTGCTGTTGGCATGGATCGCGTAGAGAAAGACTTAGTGTTGATGAAGCAACACAATATCAACTCAGTACGTACAGCACACTACCCGAACGACCCACGTTTCTACGAACTGTGTGATATCTACGGTCTGTTCGTGATGGGTGAAACCGACGTTGAAACACACGGCTTTGCTAACGTTGGTGACCTAAGCCGCATCACTAATGATGCAGCATGGGAAGCGGTGTTTGTTGAGCGTATCGAACGTCACATTCACGCTCAAAAGAACCACCCTTCTATCATCATGTGGTCTTTAGGTAACGAATCAGGCTACGGCTGCAACATCCGTGCTATGTACGATGCAGCAAAAGCGATTGATGACACTCGCTTGGTTCACTACGAAGAAGACCGTGATGCTGAAGTGGTCGACATCATTTCAACCATGTACTCACGCGCTCAATTGATGAATGCCTTCGGTGAATTCCCACACGAAAAACCACGCATCATCTGTGAATACGCACACGCAATGGGTAACGGCCCGGGCGGTTTAACCGAGTACCAAAACGTGTTCTACAAGCACGACTCGATTCAAGGTCACTATGTTTGGGAATGGTGTGATCATGGCATTTTAGCGCGTGATGAAGCGGGAACTGAGTTCTACAAGTACGGTGGCGACTACGGAGACTACCCGAACAACTACAACTTCTGCATGGACGGTTTGATCTACCCAGACCAAACACCAGGTCCAGGTTTGAAAGAGTACAAGCAAGTGATTGCCCCTGTGAAGCTTCACGATTTCGATGCGCAAACTGGCACCTTCACTGTTGATAACAAACTGTGGTTCTCAAACATCGATGACTACACCATCACTGCAGAAATTCGCGCTGAAGGTGAAACCATTGCTGTGCAACACATCAAGGTTGAAGAGCTGGCAGAAAACTCTAGCCGTGAACTGACGCTTAACTTGCCACAACTTGATGAGCGCGAAGTATTTGTGAACTTTACTGTTCGCAAAGATTCCCGCACGCCTTACAGCGAAGCGAACCACGACATCGCGGTTTACCAATTCCAAGTGAAAGAGAACACGGCACAGCTAGAAGCCTTCACCAACAACAATGCAACGGCACTGAATGTTGAAGAGTCTCGTCTCGCTTACCTAATCAAAGGCCACAACTTCGCGCTGAACTTCTCAAAAGTGAACGGCAAGCTGACCTCATGGCTAGTCAATGGCGAAGAGATGATTAAGTCAGAACCACGAATCAACTTCTTCAAGCCAATGATCGATAACCATAAACAAGAGCACGATGGCTATTGGGAGCCGGCACACCTACAGATCATGCAGGAACATTTCCGCTCACTTAACGTTGAACAGAACAACGGCAAGGTCGAGATCACGACCACCAGCATTATTGCTCCACCAGTATTTGATTTCGGCATGCGTTGCGAATATCGCTACCAAATCAGTGCTGAAGGTCAGCTGAACGTTGAGCTAAGCGGCGAACGCTATGGTGATTACCCACACGTGATTCCAGTGGTTGGTTTCGATATGGGCATCAACAGCGACTTCGACCAAGTTCAATACTACGGCCGTGGCCCTGAAGAGAACTACCAAGACAGCAAGCAAGCCAACATGATTGATGTCTACCAATCAACAGTTGCAGACATGTTCGAGAACTACCCGTTCCCACAAAACAACGGCAACCGCCAACACGTTCGTTGGGCTGCGCTTTCAAGCCGCGCGGGTAATGGTATTGCAGTGAAACCACAACAAGAAATCAACTTCAGCGCATGGTTCTACACCAACCAAAACCTGCACCAAGCACAACACACCATTGAGCTAGAGAAGAGCGGTTACATCACCCTAAACCTAGACCACCAAGTGATGGGCTTAGGCTCGAACTCTTGGGGCAGCGAAGTGCTCGACTCTTACCGAGTTTACATGGACGAGTTCCGCTACGGCTTAACTCTGATTCCATTCCAAGCCGGCGATTGCGATGCGCTACACCTAATCAGTCACAACTTTGGCGATGAGTTTTTTACGGCGAACACACCGAAAACTCAACCACAAAAGAACGAGGCATAA
- a CDS encoding UDP-glucose--hexose-1-phosphate uridylyltransferase: protein MSKVEFNPVDHPHRRYNPLTGQWILVSPHRAKRPWSGQDEKPSTEQLPEYENECFLCPTNTRISGDENPDYDGTYVFSNDFAALMPDSPDAPESDNPLFKTQGVRGLSRVICFSPDHSKTLPELPVNKIRGVIDTWNEQIEELSKDYLWVQAFENKGETMGCSQPHPHGQIWANSFLPNEIERKEKLLKEYFEQQGSNLLVDYVEAEMKDGSRTVVETEHWIAVVPYWAAWPFETMLLPKTHIRRMSELTDEQRDDLALAIKKLTCRYDNLFQCSFPYSMGWHYAPFFEEGTDIDHWQLHALFYPPLLRSASVRKFMVGYEMLAESQRDLTAEQAAQRLRDLSDVHYKEQ from the coding sequence ATGTCAAAAGTTGAATTTAACCCAGTAGACCACCCGCATCGTCGTTATAACCCACTAACGGGTCAGTGGATCTTAGTATCACCGCACCGTGCTAAACGCCCGTGGAGCGGTCAAGACGAGAAGCCATCAACTGAACAACTTCCTGAGTATGAGAATGAGTGTTTCTTGTGCCCGACCAACACACGTATCTCGGGTGATGAAAACCCAGATTACGACGGTACTTATGTGTTCAGTAATGATTTCGCGGCGTTGATGCCTGATTCGCCTGACGCTCCAGAGTCTGACAACCCTCTATTTAAGACTCAAGGTGTTCGTGGGTTGAGCCGCGTTATCTGTTTCTCTCCAGACCACAGCAAAACGCTGCCAGAGTTGCCGGTGAATAAAATCCGCGGCGTGATCGATACCTGGAATGAACAGATTGAAGAGCTAAGTAAAGATTACCTATGGGTTCAAGCGTTTGAGAACAAAGGCGAGACTATGGGCTGTTCTCAGCCTCACCCACACGGTCAAATTTGGGCGAACAGCTTTCTGCCAAACGAGATTGAACGTAAAGAAAAGCTGCTAAAAGAATACTTCGAGCAACAAGGTTCAAACCTATTAGTGGATTACGTTGAAGCTGAAATGAAAGACGGCTCACGCACTGTGGTTGAAACGGAACATTGGATTGCTGTAGTGCCTTACTGGGCAGCATGGCCATTCGAAACCATGTTGCTGCCAAAAACGCACATTCGCCGTATGAGTGAACTGACTGACGAACAACGTGATGATTTGGCACTTGCGATCAAGAAGCTGACCTGCCGCTACGATAACTTGTTCCAATGTTCATTCCCATACTCAATGGGTTGGCACTATGCGCCGTTCTTTGAAGAAGGCACCGACATCGACCATTGGCAACTGCACGCGCTTTTCTACCCGCCACTACTGCGCAGCGCATCGGTTCGTAAGTTCATGGTGGGCTACGAAATGTTGGCAGAATCGCAACGTGATTTGACCGCAGAACAAGCAGCGCAACGTCTTCGTGATTTGAGTGACGTTCACTACAAAGAGCAGTAA
- a CDS encoding amino acid permease, with protein MSENKRSTIGKFALLSMTFAAVYSFNNIINNNIEIGLSSAPMFFLATIFYFVPFCLIVAEFVSLNKNSEAGVYSWVKSSLGGRWAFISAYTYWFVNLFFFTSLLPRIIAYASYAFLGFEYIFTPITTAILSTILFAIATHISNNGAKLLGPITSLTSSLMLLLTMSYILLSGGALIGGIEPADPITIEAMTPSFNWAFLGVITWIFMAAGGAESVAVYVNDIKGGHKSFVKVIIIAGIFIGALYSVGSVLANVFVSREELKFTGGSVQVFEGLARHFGLSEILMNRFVGVVSFTAMLGSLLMWTATPVKIFFSEIPKGIFGEKTVALNKQGVPERAAWIQFLIVIPLMFIPTLASDTVQDLMSTIINMTAAASMLPPLFIMVAYLNLRLKLDHLPRDFRMGSRMTGITVVSILIGIFTVGFFASTFPTGADIMTIIFYNVGGIVIFLGYAWWKYGKYEKSLSPEEKKLEAKPEPANA; from the coding sequence ATGTCCGAAAATAAACGCAGTACGATAGGCAAGTTTGCCCTACTGTCTATGACCTTCGCGGCGGTATACAGCTTCAACAACATCATTAACAACAACATCGAGATCGGCCTTTCCTCGGCGCCGATGTTCTTTCTAGCCACCATCTTTTACTTTGTGCCTTTTTGTTTGATCGTCGCAGAGTTTGTGTCACTAAATAAAAACTCTGAAGCGGGCGTTTATTCTTGGGTTAAAAGCTCTCTAGGAGGCCGCTGGGCGTTTATTTCGGCTTATACCTACTGGTTTGTTAACCTGTTCTTCTTCACCTCTCTGCTGCCTAGAATCATCGCTTATGCGTCGTATGCGTTCTTAGGATTTGAGTACATATTCACGCCAATCACCACGGCGATCCTCAGCACCATTTTATTTGCGATTGCTACGCACATTTCAAACAATGGCGCGAAACTACTAGGCCCCATCACCTCACTAACATCGTCGCTTATGTTGTTGCTAACAATGTCTTACATCTTGTTGTCTGGCGGTGCTTTGATCGGTGGTATCGAGCCAGCAGACCCAATCACCATTGAAGCGATGACACCAAGCTTTAACTGGGCATTCCTTGGCGTAATCACTTGGATCTTCATGGCGGCTGGCGGTGCAGAATCGGTAGCGGTTTACGTTAACGACATCAAAGGCGGTCACAAGTCTTTCGTTAAAGTAATCATCATCGCGGGTATCTTCATTGGTGCGCTTTACTCGGTGGGTTCAGTACTAGCAAACGTATTTGTGTCGCGAGAAGAGCTTAAATTTACTGGCGGCTCAGTGCAGGTATTCGAAGGGCTAGCACGACACTTTGGGTTGTCTGAAATCCTAATGAATCGCTTTGTGGGCGTGGTTTCATTCACGGCGATGCTGGGCTCTCTACTGATGTGGACAGCGACACCCGTTAAGATTTTCTTCTCTGAAATCCCTAAAGGTATCTTCGGTGAGAAAACGGTCGCTCTAAACAAACAAGGCGTTCCAGAACGTGCGGCTTGGATTCAGTTCTTGATTGTGATTCCACTGATGTTCATTCCGACGCTAGCGTCCGACACAGTACAAGATCTGATGAGTACCATTATCAACATGACAGCAGCAGCATCGATGTTGCCACCACTATTCATCATGGTCGCGTACCTTAATTTACGTTTGAAGTTGGATCACTTACCTCGTGATTTCAGAATGGGCTCACGTATGACAGGCATTACCGTGGTCTCTATTCTGATCGGCATTTTCACTGTTGGTTTCTTTGCGTCTACTTTCCCAACAGGTGCTGACATCATGACCATCATCTTCTACAACGTGGGCGGGATTGTTATCTTCCTTGGCTACGCGTGGTGGAAGTACGGCAAATATGAAAAAAGCTTATCTCCAGAAGAGAAAAAACTAGAGGCAAAACCTGAACCGGCGAACGCTTAG
- the ebgR gene encoding transcriptional regulator EbgR yields the protein MATLKDIATEANVSLATVSRVLNEDPTLSVKEETKRRIFEIAEKLEYKTSSSRKSVSGKKQNHHFLALYNYKQEAEVNDPYYLSIRHGIETQCEKMEVNLTNCYESKIQINSSQITGILLVGRMTQEVIAQAKKLTDNICYVDFTDHSEPYDSVDIDLARISKEITNFFINQGYERIGFIGGQDDINTSDIREVAFAEYGGLKNVVSEQDIYRGDFSSSSGYKLAKKMLESGDYPKAMFIASDSIAIGVLRAVHEHGLSIPEDIALISVNDIPTAKFTFPSLSTVRIHSELMGIQGVNLLIEKVRDGRTIPLRVYVPSKLKLRDTTK from the coding sequence ATGGCAACGTTAAAAGATATCGCGACGGAAGCAAATGTTTCATTAGCTACCGTTTCTCGGGTTCTCAATGAAGATCCTACATTAAGCGTCAAGGAAGAGACCAAAAGGCGTATCTTTGAAATTGCCGAGAAGTTGGAATACAAAACCAGCAGCTCACGTAAATCGGTTAGCGGTAAAAAGCAGAACCACCACTTCCTTGCTCTGTACAATTACAAGCAAGAAGCGGAAGTTAACGACCCTTATTATCTATCAATTCGCCACGGTATTGAGACACAGTGCGAAAAGATGGAAGTTAACCTAACCAACTGTTACGAAAGTAAAATACAGATCAACTCTAGCCAGATAACTGGTATTTTACTGGTTGGTAGAATGACGCAAGAAGTTATCGCACAAGCGAAAAAGCTCACCGATAATATCTGTTACGTAGACTTTACCGATCACTCTGAACCTTATGACTCCGTTGATATTGACCTTGCTCGCATCAGCAAAGAGATCACCAACTTCTTCATTAACCAAGGCTACGAACGCATTGGTTTCATCGGTGGCCAAGACGACATTAACACCTCTGATATTCGCGAAGTCGCCTTTGCGGAATACGGTGGTTTGAAGAACGTAGTCAGCGAGCAAGACATCTACCGCGGTGACTTCTCTAGTTCATCTGGCTACAAGCTGGCGAAGAAGATGCTAGAGAGCGGCGATTACCCGAAAGCGATGTTTATTGCATCAGATTCGATTGCAATTGGTGTTTTACGCGCCGTTCATGAACACGGATTAAGCATTCCAGAAGACATTGCGCTGATCAGTGTCAATGACATCCCAACAGCTAAATTTACCTTCCCAAGTTTATCAACCGTTCGTATTCACTCTGAACTGATGGGAATTCAAGGTGTTAACCTTCTGATTGAGAAAGTACGCGATGGCCGTACTATCCCACTAAGAGTTTACGTACCAAGTAAACTCAAGCTGCGCGATACAACAAAATAA
- the galE gene encoding UDP-glucose 4-epimerase GalE, protein MKVLVTGGMGYIGSHTCIQMMQAGMEPIIVDNLCNSKELVLERINALTGQTPTFYLGDIRDESFLDGVFAKHDIQAVIHFAGLKAVGESVAKPLEYYDNNVNGSLVLARSMKKAGVKSIVFSSSATVYGDPEIVPITESSPTGDTTNPYGRSKYMVEECLSDLFNAENDWSVTLLRYFNPVGAHPSGTMGEDPQGIPNNLMPFIAQVAVGRREKLSIFGNDYPTVDGTGVRDYIHVMDLADGHVAALKAVGEKAGLHIYNLGTGKGSSVLEMVEAFAQASGKPVPYELCPRRAGDIAECWASTEKAERELGWKATRSVMEMTADTWNWQSNNPQGY, encoded by the coding sequence GTGAAAGTACTGGTAACGGGCGGCATGGGTTACATCGGAAGTCACACATGTATTCAAATGATGCAGGCGGGGATGGAGCCAATCATTGTAGACAACCTTTGCAACAGCAAAGAGCTAGTACTGGAGCGAATCAATGCGCTAACCGGTCAAACACCAACATTTTACCTTGGCGATATTCGTGATGAATCCTTCTTAGATGGTGTTTTTGCCAAGCATGACATTCAAGCCGTAATTCATTTCGCTGGCCTAAAAGCGGTCGGCGAATCAGTCGCTAAGCCTTTGGAATACTACGATAACAACGTCAATGGTTCTCTGGTTCTAGCGCGCAGCATGAAGAAAGCAGGCGTGAAAAGCATCGTATTTAGCTCTTCAGCGACGGTTTACGGCGATCCTGAGATTGTGCCGATCACCGAAAGCTCACCAACGGGCGATACCACGAACCCTTATGGTCGTAGTAAATACATGGTCGAAGAGTGTTTGAGTGATTTGTTCAACGCTGAAAACGACTGGAGCGTCACTTTACTGCGCTACTTTAACCCTGTCGGCGCACATCCATCGGGCACCATGGGCGAAGACCCGCAAGGCATTCCAAACAACCTAATGCCATTTATCGCACAAGTTGCCGTTGGTCGTAGAGAGAAGCTTTCTATCTTTGGAAACGATTACCCAACCGTTGATGGAACTGGCGTTAGAGATTACATCCACGTGATGGATTTGGCTGATGGCCACGTAGCAGCATTAAAAGCCGTGGGCGAGAAAGCGGGTCTACACATTTACAACCTAGGTACAGGTAAAGGCTCAAGTGTACTTGAGATGGTTGAAGCCTTCGCACAAGCATCGGGCAAGCCAGTGCCTTACGAATTATGTCCGCGTCGTGCTGGTGATATTGCCGAATGTTGGGCAAGCACAGAAAAAGCAGAACGCGAACTGGGCTGGAAGGCGACTCGCAGCGTGATGGAAATGACGGCGGATACGTGGAATTGGCAGTCGAATAATCCCCAGGGTTACTAA
- a CDS encoding amino acid permease: protein MSESVRGKLGKFALLSMTFAAVFNVRNIVNNNIELGLSSAPIFLLATLIYFIPFVFIIAEFVSANKNSESGMYDWLKKPLGTKAAYLGSFLYWFVNLFWFVSLLPNVIAYASYAMLGYEYAFSPVVTSAISIGLFAAATHISTKGASWLGKIAEIVAYGVFALFAIYVIGALMALGGNHEPVEPITLEAMTPTINWATLGIMCWIFQAAGGAETAAAYLNDVKGGHKSFIKVIIGAGIAIGAMYAVGSLLVNVFVARDELTYAGGMVEIFTGMANYFDISQSLTGRFVGIVLFVAMFGSMMMWTAAPVKIHFSEIPKGVYGEKTTELNEHGVPVRAAWWQFAFVFVMLVVNGFGSESVQDMMNTAINLTAGTAMLPPIFIMVAYFVFRLKHDDTPRDFRMGTRVQGMSVVSVLIGIFVVSMTASAFPTGVDLMQAFFVNVFMTAVFSAIAWWWISRFEKKQAGKDAKLEAAKQS from the coding sequence ATGTCTGAATCTGTACGCGGTAAGTTGGGCAAATTTGCCTTGCTCTCCATGACATTTGCAGCGGTATTTAACGTTCGCAACATCGTAAATAACAACATCGAATTAGGATTGAGTTCTGCTCCTATCTTTTTGCTTGCGACCCTTATTTACTTCATTCCATTCGTGTTCATCATTGCTGAATTCGTATCAGCAAACAAAAATTCTGAGTCAGGCATGTACGACTGGCTTAAAAAACCGCTGGGTACTAAAGCGGCCTACCTAGGTTCGTTCCTGTACTGGTTCGTGAACCTTTTCTGGTTTGTATCGCTTCTACCAAACGTCATCGCCTACGCATCTTACGCAATGCTTGGCTACGAATACGCCTTCTCTCCTGTCGTGACATCGGCCATCTCGATTGGTCTATTTGCTGCAGCAACGCACATCTCAACCAAGGGAGCGAGCTGGTTAGGTAAGATTGCAGAGATCGTGGCATACGGCGTATTTGCTCTGTTCGCGATTTACGTTATCGGTGCACTTATGGCGTTAGGCGGTAACCACGAACCGGTTGAACCAATCACGCTAGAAGCGATGACACCAACCATCAACTGGGCAACGCTGGGTATTATGTGTTGGATCTTCCAAGCAGCTGGCGGTGCAGAAACCGCAGCGGCATACCTAAACGATGTGAAAGGTGGTCATAAGTCTTTCATCAAAGTCATCATTGGTGCAGGTATCGCGATTGGTGCGATGTACGCAGTCGGCTCTCTACTAGTAAACGTATTCGTTGCACGTGATGAATTAACTTACGCTGGCGGTATGGTTGAAATCTTCACAGGCATGGCGAACTACTTCGACATTTCACAATCTCTAACGGGTCGCTTCGTTGGTATCGTACTGTTCGTTGCAATGTTCGGCTCGATGATGATGTGGACTGCGGCACCTGTAAAAATTCACTTCTCTGAAATCCCTAAAGGTGTTTACGGCGAGAAGACAACAGAACTGAACGAGCACGGTGTTCCTGTTCGTGCAGCATGGTGGCAGTTTGCGTTCGTATTCGTAATGCTTGTGGTTAACGGCTTCGGCTCTGAATCTGTACAAGACATGATGAACACAGCAATCAACCTAACAGCAGGTACCGCAATGTTACCGCCTATCTTCATCATGGTGGCGTACTTTGTATTCCGCTTGAAGCATGACGATACACCACGTGACTTCCGCATGGGTACTCGAGTTCAAGGTATGTCTGTTGTGTCAGTACTTATCGGTATCTTTGTTGTCAGCATGACGGCGTCAGCATTCCCAACAGGTGTAGACCTAATGCAAGCGTTCTTCGTCAATGTATTTATGACGGCTGTATTCTCAGCTATCGCTTGGTGGTGGATCTCTCGCTTTGAAAAGAAGCAAGCAGGTAAAGATGCAAAGCTAGAAGCGGCTAAGCAATCGTAA
- a CDS encoding beta-galactosidase subunit beta: MIVLENLEQFKVVYRDGRKWQRCVEAIENIGNIKDGVMYSIGDSLAYMIEDGVARNTENFTGNRRYFDVHYYLEGRETVEFAAKSELEQIQAYSDETDREHLLGNGETRELAEGQVAIFDNSKAYRFHGDNRVRKVVLKVTIEDGYFLNK; encoded by the coding sequence ATGATCGTTTTAGAGAACTTAGAACAATTTAAAGTCGTTTACCGCGACGGTCGTAAATGGCAACGCTGTGTAGAAGCGATTGAAAACATCGGCAACATCAAAGATGGCGTGATGTATTCGATTGGTGACTCACTGGCTTACATGATTGAAGACGGCGTGGCTCGTAACACTGAAAACTTCACCGGTAACCGTCGTTATTTCGATGTGCACTACTACTTAGAAGGTCGTGAAACTGTCGAGTTCGCAGCGAAATCAGAGCTAGAACAAATCCAAGCTTACAGCGATGAAACCGACCGTGAACACCTATTGGGTAACGGTGAAACTCGTGAGTTAGCTGAAGGCCAAGTAGCGATTTTTGATAACAGCAAAGCTTACCGCTTTCACGGTGATAACCGAGTTCGCAAGGTGGTTCTGAAAGTGACCATTGAAGACGGTTACTTCCTTAATAAGTAA
- the galK gene encoding galactokinase produces the protein MSDLIQNVKASFEQVLGYQATHIVQAPGRVNLIGEHTDYNDGFVLPCAINYQTVVAAAKRDDNMVRVVSVDYDDAVDEFDITQEITFQQDKMWANYIRGVVKCLIGRGYQFKGADISVSGNVPQGAGLSSSAALEVVIGQTFKVLYNLEITQAEVALNGQQAENEFVGCNCGIMDQMISAEGLANHAMLLDCRSLETQAVSMPEDMAVVIINSNKKRGLVDSEYNTRREQCEEAARLFGVPALRDVTIEQFKAKESELDGMVAKRARHVITENDRTVEAAQALRTHDMKRMGELMAESHASMRDDFEITVKEIDTLVDMVKEVIGDQGGVRMTGGGFGGCIVALVPPALVDEIKTTVEQKYQAATGLKESIYVCQAKDGAGLIEVI, from the coding sequence ATGTCTGATCTAATCCAAAACGTGAAAGCATCTTTTGAGCAAGTCCTTGGTTACCAAGCGACTCACATCGTTCAAGCGCCAGGTCGTGTGAACCTGATTGGTGAGCACACTGACTACAATGACGGTTTTGTTCTACCGTGTGCCATTAACTACCAAACCGTTGTTGCGGCAGCAAAGCGTGATGACAACATGGTGCGTGTTGTGTCTGTTGACTACGATGATGCGGTAGACGAATTCGATATCACGCAAGAGATTACCTTCCAACAAGACAAGATGTGGGCGAACTACATTCGTGGTGTGGTGAAGTGCTTAATTGGTCGTGGCTACCAGTTTAAAGGTGCGGATATTTCTGTATCAGGCAATGTACCTCAAGGTGCGGGTTTGAGTTCATCAGCCGCGCTAGAAGTGGTAATTGGTCAGACATTCAAGGTGCTTTACAACCTAGAGATCACTCAAGCTGAAGTCGCATTGAATGGCCAGCAAGCAGAGAACGAATTCGTTGGTTGTAACTGCGGCATCATGGACCAAATGATCTCGGCTGAAGGCCTAGCGAACCACGCGATGCTTTTGGATTGCCGTAGCCTAGAAACTCAGGCGGTTTCGATGCCAGAAGACATGGCGGTGGTGATTATCAATTCAAACAAGAAACGTGGCTTGGTCGACAGTGAATACAACACACGCCGTGAGCAGTGTGAAGAAGCGGCTCGCTTGTTTGGTGTCCCAGCACTACGTGATGTAACGATTGAGCAATTCAAAGCGAAAGAGTCTGAATTGGATGGGATGGTTGCTAAGCGCGCTCGCCACGTGATTACTGAAAATGACCGCACAGTAGAAGCGGCTCAAGCTCTGCGTACTCATGACATGAAGCGCATGGGCGAGTTGATGGCAGAATCACATGCATCAATGCGTGATGATTTTGAAATCACAGTTAAAGAGATCGATACGCTAGTGGATATGGTTAAAGAAGTGATTGGCGATCAAGGCGGCGTGCGTATGACGGGCGGTGGCTTTGGTGGTTGTATCGTGGCGTTGGTTCCGCCAGCTTTAGTTGATGAAATTAAAACAACCGTTGAGCAGAAATATCAAGCAGCGACGGGTCTAAAAGAATCAATTTATGTGTGCCAAGCGAAAGACGGCGCCGGCCTAATTGAAGTAATCTAA